Proteins encoded together in one Lathyrus oleraceus cultivar Zhongwan6 chromosome 5, CAAS_Psat_ZW6_1.0, whole genome shotgun sequence window:
- the LOC127082893 gene encoding two-component response regulator ORR9, which produces MAQFHVLAVDDSVIDRMLIERLLKTSSFHVTVVDSGSKALKFLGLVEDEVRNEKVSSIATETDQVVEVNLIITDYCMPGMTGYDLLRKIKESNSLKDIPVVIMSSENVPSRINRCLEEGAEEFFLKPVQQSDVNKLKPHLLKTKVKNVGEQTNNIGRMQNNKRCYIQN; this is translated from the exons ATGGCACAGTTCCATGTTTTGGCTGTTGATGATAGTGTTATTGATAGAATGTTGATTGAAAGACTCCTCAAAACCTCTTCATTTCATG TTACTGTGGTTGATTCTGGAAGTAAGGCTTTGAAGTTTCTTGGTTTGGTTGAAGATGAGGTGAGGAATGAAAAGGTTTCATCTATTGCTACGGAAACAGATCAG GTTGTGGAAGTGAATCTGATTATAACTGATTATTGTATGCCAGGAATGACAGGTTATGATCTGCTGAGAAAAATCAAG GAATCTAATTCTCTTAAAGACATACCAGTTGTGATTATGTCATCGGAGAATGTTCCATCAAGAATCAACAG ATGTTTAGAAGAAGGAGCTGAAGAGTTTTTTCTGAAACCAGTTCAACAATCAGATGTAAACAAGCTGAAACCACATTTGTTGAAGACAAAAGTTAAGAATGTTGGTGAACAAACCAACAACATAGGAAGGATGCAGAACAATAAAAGATGTTACATTCAAAATTAA